In a single window of the Chiloscyllium punctatum isolate Juve2018m chromosome 25, sChiPun1.3, whole genome shotgun sequence genome:
- the LOC140496061 gene encoding high mobility group protein B3-like, translating to MAKRDPKKPRGKMSSYAYFVQTCREEHKKKSPDIPVNFSEFSKRCSERWKTMSSKEKAKFEELAKVDKARYDREMKNYVPAKGSKKKKKDPNAPKRPPSGFFLFCSEHRPKIKAVSPGLSIGDVAKKLGELWNACSEEEKKPFISKACKLKEKYDKDVADYRAKGKVDSAKKPPAKKEAYCDDDDDDEEEDEEEEEEDEEDDDD from the exons ATGGCAAAGCGTGACCCGAAGAAGCCAAGAGGCAAGATGTCCTCTTATGCGTATTTTGTTCAGACTTGCCGTGAAGAACACAAGAAGAAAAGCCCTGATATTCCAGTTAATTTCTCAGAATTCTCTAAAAGGTGTTCTGAAAGATGGAAG ACAATGTCCAGCAAAGAAAAGGCCAAATTTGAAGAACTGGCCAAAGTAGACAAGGCACGTTATGACCGAGAAATGAAAAATTACGTGCCAGCTAAAGGTagtaagaagaagaagaaggaccCCAACGCGCCAAAAAGGCCTCC CTCTGGGTTCTTCTTGTTTTGCTCGGAGCATCGACCAAAAATCAAAGCTGTCAGTCCTGGCTTATCTATTGGTGATGTAGCAAAGAAGCTTGGTGAACTGTGGAATGCATGCAGTGAAGAAGAGAAGAAGCCATTCATTAGCAAAGCTTGTAAGCTGAAGGAGAAATATGATAAG GATGTTGCTGATTATCGTGCCAAAGGCAAGGTGGATAGTGCAAAGAAGCCCCCTGCCAAGAAGGAGGCATATTGTGATGACGACGATGATGATGAGGAAGAAgatgaggaggaagaggaggaggatgaAGAAGATGATGATGATTAA